One part of the Puniceicoccales bacterium genome encodes these proteins:
- the dnaN gene encoding DNA polymerase III subunit beta encodes MKFVANKEAVLAALQQVSNIVGNRPAMPILSNVLIEADLDKGVVFFTTTNLDIGIHCGIKSEVLAMGGITLPAKKLSMIVKSLPGNELSVELVNDLKVKISSNGSVFILSGLDQSEFPRLSKIDETNGITMKQYDFVSMLKNVSYAQSKDENRYVLNGVYFSTEDDRVNLVATDGRRLSLISRKFDGAINFKSVIIPAKTVLELERMLIFGSDVNIYSDDRQIWFRIQVDREDNSGLTGDISVVSKIVEGKYPNYKQVIPVTTEHRIRLDRERFLEMVQRVSIVADERNCSIRFKIANNSIEARSFSQSCGEANESLSIAYEEVPIELAFNPKFVADPLRALLKDEVYFEFKDELSPGVFKDTDGLVCVVMPLRLN; translated from the coding sequence ATGAAGTTCGTAGCTAATAAGGAAGCCGTGTTAGCGGCATTGCAACAGGTATCTAATATTGTTGGAAATAGACCGGCCATGCCCATTTTATCAAATGTACTAATAGAAGCAGACCTGGATAAAGGTGTTGTTTTTTTTACAACTACAAATCTTGATATCGGGATTCACTGTGGCATAAAATCAGAAGTTTTGGCAATGGGTGGAATTACATTGCCGGCAAAAAAGCTATCTATGATCGTCAAGTCATTGCCGGGTAATGAGTTGAGTGTTGAACTAGTAAATGATCTCAAGGTCAAGATTTCATCAAATGGTTCTGTTTTCATACTATCCGGCCTGGATCAATCTGAATTTCCTAGATTGTCAAAAATCGATGAAACTAATGGCATTACGATGAAGCAATACGATTTTGTATCGATGCTTAAGAATGTTTCCTATGCCCAGTCAAAGGATGAAAATAGGTATGTTCTAAATGGGGTGTATTTTTCGACGGAAGATGATAGGGTCAACCTTGTTGCTACCGACGGCCGGCGCTTGAGCCTTATTTCTAGAAAATTCGATGGGGCAATCAATTTCAAATCTGTTATAATTCCGGCGAAGACTGTGCTGGAATTGGAACGTATGCTTATCTTTGGTAGTGATGTAAACATCTATTCGGACGATAGGCAGATATGGTTTAGGATCCAGGTGGATAGGGAAGACAATTCCGGATTGACTGGAGACATCAGTGTTGTTTCGAAAATCGTTGAAGGCAAATACCCTAATTATAAGCAAGTGATACCAGTCACCACGGAACATCGAATAAGGTTGGATCGGGAAAGGTTTCTGGAAATGGTTCAAAGGGTTTCAATTGTTGCCGATGAGAGAAATTGTTCCATAAGATTTAAAATAGCTAATAATTCAATAGAAGCACGTTCGTTCAGCCAGTCCTGTGGTGAAGCCAATGAATCTTTGTCTATTGCCTATGAAGAAGTTCCAATAGAATTAGCCTTCAACCCGAAATTTGTGGCAGATCCACTCAGGGCTTTATTGAAGGACGAGGTGTATTTTGAGTTCAAAGATGAGCTTAGCCCCGGAGTGTTTAAAGATACCGACGGCCTGGTATGCGTTGTTATGCCATTGAGACTTAACTAG